The proteins below are encoded in one region of Bacteroides uniformis:
- a CDS encoding PqqD family protein: MMEIPEGKVSLLDAVPVRCGHITTEWEGECAVLAYPRFKYEWMRRFLLPKGMSPDIHVRLEEHGTAVWNLIDGHRTVREIISLLARHFGEEENYIPRVTAYVMQLRKDGFIQLTIRN; this comes from the coding sequence ATGATGGAAATACCCGAAGGAAAAGTAAGTCTGTTGGACGCTGTTCCGGTCCGCTGTGGACATATAACAACCGAATGGGAAGGTGAGTGCGCCGTACTCGCCTACCCACGGTTTAAATACGAATGGATGCGTCGTTTTTTATTGCCGAAGGGGATGTCTCCTGACATCCATGTGAGGCTGGAAGAACACGGTACAGCTGTCTGGAATCTGATAGATGGACATCGTACCGTGCGCGAAATCATCTCTCTACTTGCCAGGCACTTTGGGGAGGAAGAGAATTATATTCCCCGGGTCACCGCCTACGTAATGCAGTTGCGTAAGGATGGATTTATCCAGTTGACAATCCGGAATTAG